The Ornithodoros turicata isolate Travis chromosome 7, ASM3712646v1, whole genome shotgun sequence genome includes a region encoding these proteins:
- the LOC135399896 gene encoding THAP domain-containing protein 2-like, whose amino-acid sequence MKCCAPRCTNRYEDNKLVSYHRFPVDSVVQNRWLRAMNLENWTPRKNSRVCSKHFGPECYEDFHLMAEFGLQTRKALKKDAVPTLFDDDDEEENPKRRKLEVSISLGFNRSHSSSLAATGLICASLATCRTK is encoded by the coding sequence ATGAAGTGCTGTGCACCTCGGTGCACCAACAGGTACGAGGACAACAAACTGGTTTCGTACCACAGATTCCCTGTGGATTCTGTTGTACAGAACCGGTGGTTGCGTGCGATGAACTTGGAAAACTGGACACCGCGGAAGAACAGCCGCGTGTGCTCGAAACATTTTGGCCCGGAGTGTTACGAGGATTTTCACCTGATGGCAGAATTCGGACTCCAGACGCGAAAGGCACTGAAAAAGGATGCCGTGCCTACGCTcttcgatgacgacgacgaagagGAGAACCCCAAAAGACGAAAGTTGGAAGTAAGTATCAGTCTCGGTTTTAATCGCAGCCATTCGTCCTCTCTTGCGGCCACAGGATTGATCTGTGCATCTTTGGCTACGTGCCGCACCAAGTAG